In a single window of the Scyliorhinus torazame isolate Kashiwa2021f chromosome 2, sScyTor2.1, whole genome shotgun sequence genome:
- the LOC140392855 gene encoding caveolae-associated protein 2-like produces MGEDGVQAEKSSAQAVHGATEPSPPPSPSPEASPSPPPSPAPGLGPGEAKRDASQVNAITVLALLDKLVNMLDTVQDNQRKMEHRQIGVESSVKGIQSDITKLSKNHSTTSNTVNKLLDKSRKVSNNVKEMRERLDRQAVQVKKLESNQAQLLKKNNFRVLIFQDEAEIPANVFVEKQKEDVAAEGCVDENKAVEDIPRSLELSSDEDIHEGEDNDELHDGEKSEKLEQSRAAKIKRSSMKKVDSIKKAFSRENIEKRMNKFGTKIVSPERREKIKKSLTPNQQKLQTAKTSSFKVTPMTFKVKKIRNGETPPQSPSDTVVTLEADPSGPPENSDFPEVHLGPNILASEEIKEMAENAEGEIKEAELVMGSSNNRGIVMKAESTEEAEILLDTLPEDQQEGQVKHIGPNIELHIEEPDEPAVLQIKQTA; encoded by the exons TCATGGAGCCACGGAGCCCAGCCCGCCTCCCAGCCCGAGCCCGGAGGCCAGCCCCAGCCCACCTCCCAGCCCGGCTCCCGGCCTCGGCCCGGGCGAGGCGAAGCGCGACGCCTCGCAGGTTAACGCCATCACTGTGCTGGCGCTGCTGGACAAGCTGGTCAACATGCTGGACACGGTGCAGGACAACCAGAGGAAGATGGAGCACCGGCAGATCGGGGTGGAGAGCTCAGTGAAAGGCATCCAGAGCGACATCACCAAACTCTCCAAGAATCACAGTACCACCAGCAACACCGTCAACAAACTGCTGGACAAGTCGCGCAAAGTCAGCAACAATGTGAAGGAGATGCGGGAGCGGCTGGACAGGCAGGCGGTGCAAGTGAAGAAGCTGGAAAGTAACCAGGCACAGCTCCTGAAGAAAAACAACTTCAGAGTGCTGATCTTCCAG GATGAAGCAGAGATCCCAGCCAATGTTTTTGTTGAAAAACAAAAAGAAGATGTGGCAGCGGAAGGATGTGTGGATGAGAACAAAGCAGTGGAAGATATTCCTCGATCGCTGGAGCTGTCTTCGGATGAAGACATCCACGAGGGTGAAGACAATGATGAGCTACATGATGGGGAAAAATCTGAAAAGCTGGAGCAATCCAGGGCTGCCAAAATCAAGAGATCAAGTATGAAGAAAGTTGATAGCATCAAGAAAGCATTTTCCCGGGAGAACATTGAAAAAAGGATGAATAAGTTTGGCACAAAGATTGTGTCTCCCGAAAGACGAGAGAAGATTAAGAAGTCACTCACCCCAAATCAACAGAAGCTGCAGACAGCAAAGACCTCCAGCTTTAAGGTTACACCCATGACTTTCAAGGTGAAAAAGATTAGGAATGGGGAGACCCCTCCGCAGAGCCCCAGTGACACAGTTGTTACACTGGAGGCCGATCCATCAGGTCCTCCTGAAAATAGCGATTTCCCTGAAGTGCACTTGGGCCCCAACATTTTAGCATCGGAAGAGATTAAAGAGATGGCAGAAAATGCAGAGGGGGAAATTAAAGAGGCAGAATTGGTGATGGGAAGCAGTAACAACCGTGGCATTGTGATGAAGGCAGAAAGTACGGAGGAGGCGGAGATTCTGTTGGATACTCTGCCTGAAGACCAACAAGAAGGCCAAGTGAAACATATAGGGCCAAATATAGAGCTGCACATTGAAGAGCCAGACGAGCCCGCTGTTTTGCAGAtaaagcaaacagcctaa